Below is a window of Ignavibacteria bacterium DNA.
ACTCCAACTCCCAAAGCAATCGCGAGAAGTATAATACATAGCGCGACCATTTTTTGAATACTGTTCATCGTTATTTTCTTTAGAAATTTTGCTCCGATAATCACGCCAAGAAAAGCAGAACAAATTGCTACGATGAAAATGGAAATTTCTTTTTCAAAAAAAGAAAACGAAAAACCTGAACCATAAACACTCAATCGCACAACGTCAACGAGCGAAGCAATAACGACGTTTGTTCCAACGAACTCTTCTTTGGAAAGTTCGCAACGTATAAGAAACATACTCCGGAGTGCGCCCTGATGACCGGATAATCCTCCAAAAAATCCGCTTAATATTCCTCCGAGCGGAAGATATTTTTTTTCAAACGATTTTGAAGCGAATGAAGGAGAAATTTCGGCGAACACAAAGAGGAGCATCACGACTGCAACAACTAATTTCACAGATGTTATGTTCGCCGATACGTTGAAAAATTGAAACGCATACAGCGGAGACGATGATGAAAGAAAGAGCAAAACACCTGCGCCAACAAACGCGGCTACAATGGCAAACGGAGCAAACCGAAACAGCACATTTCGCTCCGCATATTTTCCGAACAACAACAATTTGAAAATATTATTCAGTAAATGAACGATTGCAGTTGATGCAATTGCTGTTTCTACCGGAAGAAAAATTGAAAATACAGGAAGGAGAATTGTACCTAATCCAAAACCTGAAAATAGCGTAAGTACCGACGCAACAAAGGAAGCAATTCCGATTACAATGAGTTCCATCAAGTATTACAAGCGCATTGGTACACGCTTTTCAAATC
It encodes the following:
- a CDS encoding sulfite exporter TauE/SafE family protein; its protein translation is MELIVIGIASFVASVLTLFSGFGLGTILLPVFSIFLPVETAIASTAIVHLLNNIFKLLLFGKYAERNVLFRFAPFAIVAAFVGAGVLLFLSSSSPLYAFQFFNVSANITSVKLVVAVVMLLFVFAEISPSFASKSFEKKYLPLGGILSGFFGGLSGHQGALRSMFLIRCELSKEEFVGTNVVIASLVDVVRLSVYGSGFSFSFFEKEISIFIVAICSAFLGVIIGAKFLKKITMNSIQKMVALCIILLAIALGVGVL